The following proteins are co-located in the Doryrhamphus excisus isolate RoL2022-K1 chromosome 3, RoL_Dexc_1.0, whole genome shotgun sequence genome:
- the cped1 gene encoding cadherin-like and PC-esterase domain-containing protein 1 isoform X1, producing MLSRRRRGLSGPLLVLLGAAGCLFYRSLPGQRAPSGPQRAAQEPPDLLTEDTRKLVQVLEGLRMSRRISGRRRALVLMGPHGHADTEAQLYRRVLRDLDFEIHESTCPETSGFLRHGQAARRFQTTRVRHNVLLKSIGDERKRMLMFIYQTTTDHDFLCVAMVIGESGWSLLLCLSSSEKSCLRKVAFSHLGSHQRVNLRPGLVEALSVSELCQLTVPGLPIMPPACGPAHQNQTSPRGLVRAASASSAMEAGPVGVVNTYVVVTSVRPLTAFLHDIAVVTANQMSRATRLGGFLSAKTSQEALEQTKGVIGQVLEAAVSASGEAEKPTRCVLCYQLLTFTLLFSGSITPLVTQVPPSPLPVPVEVHQKVQQRQVTRDLILEDTLRFLLSSETQPDDEQRVFAEASGVRMPADQFLLLRDFHGHMMAPSPFQPVCPSVSRSCAATRLSDVLLAVVRHYVVGRDDQSQASANRTAGSCVDARLRQIYSDPPFTLSPPFSPNVKEYHADVTFDTLTIQVRAEPADAGCGVRLDERRGPRVSTVSVGLGRNRISILVTDGGETVVAVYTVHVFREGRPSLPMFGDHVTCGYVQDCGLRVLPGRSCGLEPFSRPPGPLPACTSGHAAGRWLVPCLGCSDTRTCDWREVAWQPDGCSHPVVERPLLQECMTHRKVLFLGDSTNRGMMYFLLERLNSSLVDWVKSHDTLVYKNLNHGRTWVSFSYYPQFWLDHKQRPTFKQALTRLLRRSGPLTNSNLTVLVVGGVQWLNTKHLQAVRDVLDRESLGGVQVVVKSLGMGFHLPVDGIRSRSPKEIQQLSRENQDIISAAKHHAFEVIDTLAITVGRYQDFLPGRCACHFHQVDKFRTDPAPRTTQRGSRPDAMDPPSRVGSYHVTGAVNQVYTDILLSRLCPRT from the exons ATGCTGAGCCGCCGCCGCCGAGGCCTTTCCGGTCCGCTGCTGGTGCTGCTCGGGGCGGCGGGCTGCCTCTTCTACCGGAGCCTCCCCGGCCAGCGTGCTCCGTCCGGCCCGCAGCGAGCCGCCCAGGAGCCGCCGGACCTCCTGACCGAGGACACGCGGAAGCTGGTCCAAGTCCTGGAGGGGCTGCGG ATGTCCCGCAGGATAAGTGGGCGGCGCCGGGCCTTGGTTCTGATGGGTCCCCACGGACACGCCGACACCGAGGCCCAGCTGTACCGCAGAGTTCTGCGCGACTTGGACTTTGAGATCCACGAGTCCACCTGCCCGGAGACCAGCGGCTTTCTGCGGCACGGTCAAG CAGCCAGAAGGTTCCAGACCACACGTGTACGCCATAACGTGCTCCTCAAGTCAATCGGTGACGAGAGGAAGAGGATGTTGATGTTTATCTACCAAACCACCACAGAccatgacttcctgtgtgtcgCCATGGTTATAGGGGAAAGTGGGTggagcctgctgctgtgtttgagCTCGTCGGAGAAGAGCTGTCTGCGGAAGGTCGCTTTCTCGCACCTCGGGTCACATCAGAGG GTCAACCTGCGGCCCGGCCTGGTGGAGGCGCTGTCCGTGTCGGAGCTGTGTCAGCTGACAG TGCCTGGATTACCCATCATGCCTCCTGCTTGTGGCCCCGCCCACCAGAACCAGACCTCCCCCCGGGGCCTCGTCAGAGCCGCCAG TGCGTCGTCCGCCATGGAAGCCGGCCCGGTGGGCGTGGTCAACACGTACGTCGTAGTGACCTCCGTGAGGCCGCTGACCGCCTTCCTGCATGACATTGCCGTGgtgacagccaatcagatgTCGAGGGCCACACGG CTCGGCGGCTTCCTCTCAGCCAAGACTTCCCAAGAGGCTTTGGAGCAAACCAAGGGGGTCATAGGTCAGGTGCTGGAGGCGGCGGTGTCGGCCAGTGGCGAGGCCGAAAAGCCGACCAG GTGCGTCTTGTGTTACCAGCTGCTCACCTTCACGCTGCTCTTCAGCGGCTCCATCACGCCGCTCGTCACTCAGGTGCCACcttctccacttcctgttcccgtTGAAGTTCACCAGAAGGTCCAGCAGAG ACAGGTCACCAGAGACCTGATCCTGGAGGACACGCTTCGCTTCCTGTTGTCCTCGGAGACGCAGCCGGACGATGAGCAG CGTGTCTTCGCAGAGGCGAGTGGCGTCAGGATGCCTGCGGACCAGTTTCTACTTCTGCGGGACTTTCACGGTCACATGATGGCGCCGTCCCCCTTCCAGCCG GTCTGTCCCAGCGTGTCCAGGTCCTGCGCCGCAACCCGTCTGTCTGACGTGCTGCTCGCCGTGGTTCGCCATTACGTCGTCGGCAG GGACGACCAATCACAGGCCTCGGCCAATCGGACCGCAG GTTCATGCGTGGACGCCCGCCTCCGACAGATCTACTCCGACCCCCCCTTCACGCTCAGCCCCCCCTTCAGCCCCAACGTGAAGGAGTACCACGCAGACGTGACCTTTGACACGCTGACCATTCAAGTCCGCGCAGAGCCCGCCGACGCCGGCTGCGGCGTCCGCCTGGACGAGCGGCGAGGGCCCAG GGTGTCCACCGTCTCCGTCGGCCTGGGACGCAACCGCATCAGCATCCTGGTGACGGACGGCGGCGAGACAGTGGTGGCCGTCTACACTGTTCACGTGTTCCGCGAGGGCCGGCCCAGCCTGCCCATGTTTGGAGATCATGTGACCTGCGGCTACGTACAG GATTGTGGACTTAGGGTTCTTCCGGGTCGTTCCTGTGGTCTGGAACCATTTTCCAGACCGCCCGGCCCACTTCCTGCCTGCACGTCCGGACACGCCGCAG GTCGCTGGCTGGTTCCGTGTCTCGGCTGTTCCGACACCAggacctgtgattggcgggaGGTTGCCTGGCAACCAGACGGCTGTTCCCATCCGGTGGTGGAGCGCCCCCTGCTGCAGGAGTGTATGACACATAGGAAG GTGTTATTCCTCGGGGACTCGACCAATCGGGGCATGATGTACTTCCTGTTGGAGCGGCTCAACTCCAGCTTGGTGGACTGGGTAAAGTCCCATGACACGCTGGTCTACAAGAACCTGAACCACGGCCGCACGTGGGTCAGCTTCTCGTATTATCCTCAGTTCTGGTTGGACCACAAGCAGCGGCCCACCTTCAAGCAGGCGCTGACCCGGCTGCTCCGCAG GTCAGGACCTCTGACGAACTCCAACTTGACCGTGTTGGTGGTGGGCGGAGTCCAGTGGCTCAACACCAAGCACCTGCAGGCGGTCCGCGACGTCCTGGACAG AGAGTCCCTCGGTGGAGTCCAAGTGGTGGTCAAGTCTTTGGGGATGGGCTTCCATCTTCCCGTGGACGGGATCCGATCTCGCAGTCCG AAGGAGATCCAGCAGCTGTCCCGAGAGAACCAGGACATCATCTCCGCAGCAAAGCATCATGCCTTCGAGGTGATTGACACCTTGGCCATCACCGTGGGTCGGTACCAGGACTTCCTGCCGGGCCGATGCGCGTGCCACTTCCACCAG GTGGACAAGTTCCGGACCGATCCGGCCCCCCGCACGACCCAACGTGGCAGCCGGCCGGACGCCATGGACCCGCCCTCAAGGGTGGGATCCTATCACGTGACAGGAGCCGTCAACCAAGTGTACACTGACATCCTGCTCAGTCGCCTGTGTCCGAGGACCTAA
- the cped1 gene encoding cadherin-like and PC-esterase domain-containing protein 1 isoform X2 yields MLSRRRRGLSGPLLVLLGAAGCLFYRSLPGQRAPSGPQRAAQEPPDLLTEDTRKLVQVLEGLRMSRRISGRRRALVLMGPHGHADTEAQLYRRVLRDLDFEIHESTCPETSGFLRHGQAARRFQTTRVRHNVLLKSIGDERKRMLMFIYQTTTDHDFLCVAMVIGESGWSLLLCLSSSEKSCLRKVAFSHLGSHQRVNLRPGLVEALSVSELCQLTVPGLPIMPPACGPAHQNQTSPRGLVRAASASSAMEAGPVGVVNTYVVVTSVRPLTAFLHDIAVVTANQMSRATRLGGFLSAKTSQEALEQTKGVIGQVLEAAVSASGEAEKPTRCVLCYQLLTFTLLFSGSITPLVTQVDAGLTLSALSDRDFDRQVTRDLILEDTLRFLLSSETQPDDEQRVFAEASGVRMPADQFLLLRDFHGHMMAPSPFQPVCPSVSRSCAATRLSDVLLAVVRHYVVGRDDQSQASANRTAGSCVDARLRQIYSDPPFTLSPPFSPNVKEYHADVTFDTLTIQVRAEPADAGCGVRLDERRGPRVSTVSVGLGRNRISILVTDGGETVVAVYTVHVFREGRPSLPMFGDHVTCGYVQDCGLRVLPGRSCGLEPFSRPPGPLPACTSGHAAGRWLVPCLGCSDTRTCDWREVAWQPDGCSHPVVERPLLQECMTHRKVLFLGDSTNRGMMYFLLERLNSSLVDWVKSHDTLVYKNLNHGRTWVSFSYYPQFWLDHKQRPTFKQALTRLLRRSGPLTNSNLTVLVVGGVQWLNTKHLQAVRDVLDRESLGGVQVVVKSLGMGFHLPVDGIRSRSPKEIQQLSRENQDIISAAKHHAFEVIDTLAITVGRYQDFLPGRCACHFHQVDKFRTDPAPRTTQRGSRPDAMDPPSRVGSYHVTGAVNQVYTDILLSRLCPRT; encoded by the exons ATGCTGAGCCGCCGCCGCCGAGGCCTTTCCGGTCCGCTGCTGGTGCTGCTCGGGGCGGCGGGCTGCCTCTTCTACCGGAGCCTCCCCGGCCAGCGTGCTCCGTCCGGCCCGCAGCGAGCCGCCCAGGAGCCGCCGGACCTCCTGACCGAGGACACGCGGAAGCTGGTCCAAGTCCTGGAGGGGCTGCGG ATGTCCCGCAGGATAAGTGGGCGGCGCCGGGCCTTGGTTCTGATGGGTCCCCACGGACACGCCGACACCGAGGCCCAGCTGTACCGCAGAGTTCTGCGCGACTTGGACTTTGAGATCCACGAGTCCACCTGCCCGGAGACCAGCGGCTTTCTGCGGCACGGTCAAG CAGCCAGAAGGTTCCAGACCACACGTGTACGCCATAACGTGCTCCTCAAGTCAATCGGTGACGAGAGGAAGAGGATGTTGATGTTTATCTACCAAACCACCACAGAccatgacttcctgtgtgtcgCCATGGTTATAGGGGAAAGTGGGTggagcctgctgctgtgtttgagCTCGTCGGAGAAGAGCTGTCTGCGGAAGGTCGCTTTCTCGCACCTCGGGTCACATCAGAGG GTCAACCTGCGGCCCGGCCTGGTGGAGGCGCTGTCCGTGTCGGAGCTGTGTCAGCTGACAG TGCCTGGATTACCCATCATGCCTCCTGCTTGTGGCCCCGCCCACCAGAACCAGACCTCCCCCCGGGGCCTCGTCAGAGCCGCCAG TGCGTCGTCCGCCATGGAAGCCGGCCCGGTGGGCGTGGTCAACACGTACGTCGTAGTGACCTCCGTGAGGCCGCTGACCGCCTTCCTGCATGACATTGCCGTGgtgacagccaatcagatgTCGAGGGCCACACGG CTCGGCGGCTTCCTCTCAGCCAAGACTTCCCAAGAGGCTTTGGAGCAAACCAAGGGGGTCATAGGTCAGGTGCTGGAGGCGGCGGTGTCGGCCAGTGGCGAGGCCGAAAAGCCGACCAG GTGCGTCTTGTGTTACCAGCTGCTCACCTTCACGCTGCTCTTCAGCGGCTCCATCACGCCGCTCGTCACTCAG GTGGACGCTGGCTTGACCTTATCGGCTCTGAGTGACAGGGACTTTGACAGACAGGTCACCAGAGACCTGATCCTGGAGGACACGCTTCGCTTCCTGTTGTCCTCGGAGACGCAGCCGGACGATGAGCAG CGTGTCTTCGCAGAGGCGAGTGGCGTCAGGATGCCTGCGGACCAGTTTCTACTTCTGCGGGACTTTCACGGTCACATGATGGCGCCGTCCCCCTTCCAGCCG GTCTGTCCCAGCGTGTCCAGGTCCTGCGCCGCAACCCGTCTGTCTGACGTGCTGCTCGCCGTGGTTCGCCATTACGTCGTCGGCAG GGACGACCAATCACAGGCCTCGGCCAATCGGACCGCAG GTTCATGCGTGGACGCCCGCCTCCGACAGATCTACTCCGACCCCCCCTTCACGCTCAGCCCCCCCTTCAGCCCCAACGTGAAGGAGTACCACGCAGACGTGACCTTTGACACGCTGACCATTCAAGTCCGCGCAGAGCCCGCCGACGCCGGCTGCGGCGTCCGCCTGGACGAGCGGCGAGGGCCCAG GGTGTCCACCGTCTCCGTCGGCCTGGGACGCAACCGCATCAGCATCCTGGTGACGGACGGCGGCGAGACAGTGGTGGCCGTCTACACTGTTCACGTGTTCCGCGAGGGCCGGCCCAGCCTGCCCATGTTTGGAGATCATGTGACCTGCGGCTACGTACAG GATTGTGGACTTAGGGTTCTTCCGGGTCGTTCCTGTGGTCTGGAACCATTTTCCAGACCGCCCGGCCCACTTCCTGCCTGCACGTCCGGACACGCCGCAG GTCGCTGGCTGGTTCCGTGTCTCGGCTGTTCCGACACCAggacctgtgattggcgggaGGTTGCCTGGCAACCAGACGGCTGTTCCCATCCGGTGGTGGAGCGCCCCCTGCTGCAGGAGTGTATGACACATAGGAAG GTGTTATTCCTCGGGGACTCGACCAATCGGGGCATGATGTACTTCCTGTTGGAGCGGCTCAACTCCAGCTTGGTGGACTGGGTAAAGTCCCATGACACGCTGGTCTACAAGAACCTGAACCACGGCCGCACGTGGGTCAGCTTCTCGTATTATCCTCAGTTCTGGTTGGACCACAAGCAGCGGCCCACCTTCAAGCAGGCGCTGACCCGGCTGCTCCGCAG GTCAGGACCTCTGACGAACTCCAACTTGACCGTGTTGGTGGTGGGCGGAGTCCAGTGGCTCAACACCAAGCACCTGCAGGCGGTCCGCGACGTCCTGGACAG AGAGTCCCTCGGTGGAGTCCAAGTGGTGGTCAAGTCTTTGGGGATGGGCTTCCATCTTCCCGTGGACGGGATCCGATCTCGCAGTCCG AAGGAGATCCAGCAGCTGTCCCGAGAGAACCAGGACATCATCTCCGCAGCAAAGCATCATGCCTTCGAGGTGATTGACACCTTGGCCATCACCGTGGGTCGGTACCAGGACTTCCTGCCGGGCCGATGCGCGTGCCACTTCCACCAG GTGGACAAGTTCCGGACCGATCCGGCCCCCCGCACGACCCAACGTGGCAGCCGGCCGGACGCCATGGACCCGCCCTCAAGGGTGGGATCCTATCACGTGACAGGAGCCGTCAACCAAGTGTACACTGACATCCTGCTCAGTCGCCTGTGTCCGAGGACCTAA
- the cped1 gene encoding cadherin-like and PC-esterase domain-containing protein 1 isoform X3 — MLSRRRRGLSGPLLVLLGAAGCLFYRSLPGQRAPSGPQRAAQEPPDLLTEDTRKLVQVLEGLRMSRRISGRRRALVLMGPHGHADTEAQLYRRVLRDLDFEIHESTCPETSGFLRHGQGESGWSLLLCLSSSEKSCLRKVAFSHLGSHQRVNLRPGLVEALSVSELCQLTVPGLPIMPPACGPAHQNQTSPRGLVRAASASSAMEAGPVGVVNTYVVVTSVRPLTAFLHDIAVVTANQMSRATRLGGFLSAKTSQEALEQTKGVIGQVLEAAVSASGEAEKPTRCVLCYQLLTFTLLFSGSITPLVTQVPPSPLPVPVEVHQKVQQRQVTRDLILEDTLRFLLSSETQPDDEQRVFAEASGVRMPADQFLLLRDFHGHMMAPSPFQPVCPSVSRSCAATRLSDVLLAVVRHYVVGRDDQSQASANRTAGSCVDARLRQIYSDPPFTLSPPFSPNVKEYHADVTFDTLTIQVRAEPADAGCGVRLDERRGPRVSTVSVGLGRNRISILVTDGGETVVAVYTVHVFREGRPSLPMFGDHVTCGYVQDCGLRVLPGRSCGLEPFSRPPGPLPACTSGHAAGRWLVPCLGCSDTRTCDWREVAWQPDGCSHPVVERPLLQECMTHRKVLFLGDSTNRGMMYFLLERLNSSLVDWVKSHDTLVYKNLNHGRTWVSFSYYPQFWLDHKQRPTFKQALTRLLRRSGPLTNSNLTVLVVGGVQWLNTKHLQAVRDVLDRESLGGVQVVVKSLGMGFHLPVDGIRSRSPKEIQQLSRENQDIISAAKHHAFEVIDTLAITVGRYQDFLPGRCACHFHQVDKFRTDPAPRTTQRGSRPDAMDPPSRVGSYHVTGAVNQVYTDILLSRLCPRT; from the exons ATGCTGAGCCGCCGCCGCCGAGGCCTTTCCGGTCCGCTGCTGGTGCTGCTCGGGGCGGCGGGCTGCCTCTTCTACCGGAGCCTCCCCGGCCAGCGTGCTCCGTCCGGCCCGCAGCGAGCCGCCCAGGAGCCGCCGGACCTCCTGACCGAGGACACGCGGAAGCTGGTCCAAGTCCTGGAGGGGCTGCGG ATGTCCCGCAGGATAAGTGGGCGGCGCCGGGCCTTGGTTCTGATGGGTCCCCACGGACACGCCGACACCGAGGCCCAGCTGTACCGCAGAGTTCTGCGCGACTTGGACTTTGAGATCCACGAGTCCACCTGCCCGGAGACCAGCGGCTTTCTGCGGCACGGTCAAG GGGAAAGTGGGTggagcctgctgctgtgtttgagCTCGTCGGAGAAGAGCTGTCTGCGGAAGGTCGCTTTCTCGCACCTCGGGTCACATCAGAGG GTCAACCTGCGGCCCGGCCTGGTGGAGGCGCTGTCCGTGTCGGAGCTGTGTCAGCTGACAG TGCCTGGATTACCCATCATGCCTCCTGCTTGTGGCCCCGCCCACCAGAACCAGACCTCCCCCCGGGGCCTCGTCAGAGCCGCCAG TGCGTCGTCCGCCATGGAAGCCGGCCCGGTGGGCGTGGTCAACACGTACGTCGTAGTGACCTCCGTGAGGCCGCTGACCGCCTTCCTGCATGACATTGCCGTGgtgacagccaatcagatgTCGAGGGCCACACGG CTCGGCGGCTTCCTCTCAGCCAAGACTTCCCAAGAGGCTTTGGAGCAAACCAAGGGGGTCATAGGTCAGGTGCTGGAGGCGGCGGTGTCGGCCAGTGGCGAGGCCGAAAAGCCGACCAG GTGCGTCTTGTGTTACCAGCTGCTCACCTTCACGCTGCTCTTCAGCGGCTCCATCACGCCGCTCGTCACTCAGGTGCCACcttctccacttcctgttcccgtTGAAGTTCACCAGAAGGTCCAGCAGAG ACAGGTCACCAGAGACCTGATCCTGGAGGACACGCTTCGCTTCCTGTTGTCCTCGGAGACGCAGCCGGACGATGAGCAG CGTGTCTTCGCAGAGGCGAGTGGCGTCAGGATGCCTGCGGACCAGTTTCTACTTCTGCGGGACTTTCACGGTCACATGATGGCGCCGTCCCCCTTCCAGCCG GTCTGTCCCAGCGTGTCCAGGTCCTGCGCCGCAACCCGTCTGTCTGACGTGCTGCTCGCCGTGGTTCGCCATTACGTCGTCGGCAG GGACGACCAATCACAGGCCTCGGCCAATCGGACCGCAG GTTCATGCGTGGACGCCCGCCTCCGACAGATCTACTCCGACCCCCCCTTCACGCTCAGCCCCCCCTTCAGCCCCAACGTGAAGGAGTACCACGCAGACGTGACCTTTGACACGCTGACCATTCAAGTCCGCGCAGAGCCCGCCGACGCCGGCTGCGGCGTCCGCCTGGACGAGCGGCGAGGGCCCAG GGTGTCCACCGTCTCCGTCGGCCTGGGACGCAACCGCATCAGCATCCTGGTGACGGACGGCGGCGAGACAGTGGTGGCCGTCTACACTGTTCACGTGTTCCGCGAGGGCCGGCCCAGCCTGCCCATGTTTGGAGATCATGTGACCTGCGGCTACGTACAG GATTGTGGACTTAGGGTTCTTCCGGGTCGTTCCTGTGGTCTGGAACCATTTTCCAGACCGCCCGGCCCACTTCCTGCCTGCACGTCCGGACACGCCGCAG GTCGCTGGCTGGTTCCGTGTCTCGGCTGTTCCGACACCAggacctgtgattggcgggaGGTTGCCTGGCAACCAGACGGCTGTTCCCATCCGGTGGTGGAGCGCCCCCTGCTGCAGGAGTGTATGACACATAGGAAG GTGTTATTCCTCGGGGACTCGACCAATCGGGGCATGATGTACTTCCTGTTGGAGCGGCTCAACTCCAGCTTGGTGGACTGGGTAAAGTCCCATGACACGCTGGTCTACAAGAACCTGAACCACGGCCGCACGTGGGTCAGCTTCTCGTATTATCCTCAGTTCTGGTTGGACCACAAGCAGCGGCCCACCTTCAAGCAGGCGCTGACCCGGCTGCTCCGCAG GTCAGGACCTCTGACGAACTCCAACTTGACCGTGTTGGTGGTGGGCGGAGTCCAGTGGCTCAACACCAAGCACCTGCAGGCGGTCCGCGACGTCCTGGACAG AGAGTCCCTCGGTGGAGTCCAAGTGGTGGTCAAGTCTTTGGGGATGGGCTTCCATCTTCCCGTGGACGGGATCCGATCTCGCAGTCCG AAGGAGATCCAGCAGCTGTCCCGAGAGAACCAGGACATCATCTCCGCAGCAAAGCATCATGCCTTCGAGGTGATTGACACCTTGGCCATCACCGTGGGTCGGTACCAGGACTTCCTGCCGGGCCGATGCGCGTGCCACTTCCACCAG GTGGACAAGTTCCGGACCGATCCGGCCCCCCGCACGACCCAACGTGGCAGCCGGCCGGACGCCATGGACCCGCCCTCAAGGGTGGGATCCTATCACGTGACAGGAGCCGTCAACCAAGTGTACACTGACATCCTGCTCAGTCGCCTGTGTCCGAGGACCTAA
- the cped1 gene encoding cadherin-like and PC-esterase domain-containing protein 1 isoform X5, producing the protein MLSRRRRGLSGPLLVLLGAAGCLFYRSLPGQRAPSGPQRAAQEPPDLLTEDTRKLVQVLEGLRMSRRISGRRRALVLMGPHGHADTEAQLYRRVLRDLDFEIHESTCPETSGFLRHGQGESGWSLLLCLSSSEKSCLRKVAFSHLGSHQRVNLRPGLVEALSVSELCQLTVPGLPIMPPACGPAHQNQTSPRGLVRAASASSAMEAGPVGVVNTYVVVTSVRPLTAFLHDIAVVTANQMSRATRLGGFLSAKTSQEALEQTKGVIGQVLEAAVSASGEAEKPTRCVLCYQLLTFTLLFSGSITPLVTQVDAGLTLSALSDRDFDRQVTRDLILEDTLRFLLSSETQPDDEQRVFAEASGVRMPADQFLLLRDFHGHMMAPSPFQPVCPSVSRSCAATRLSDVLLAVVRHYVVGRDDQSQASANRTAGSCVDARLRQIYSDPPFTLSPPFSPNVKEYHADVTFDTLTIQVRAEPADAGCGVRLDERRGPRVSTVSVGLGRNRISILVTDGGETVVAVYTVHVFREGRPSLPMFGDHVTCGYVQDCGLRVLPGRSCGLEPFSRPPGPLPACTSGHAAGRWLVPCLGCSDTRTCDWREVAWQPDGCSHPVVERPLLQECMTHRKVLFLGDSTNRGMMYFLLERLNSSLVDWVKSHDTLVYKNLNHGRTWVSFSYYPQFWLDHKQRPTFKQALTRLLRRSGPLTNSNLTVLVVGGVQWLNTKHLQAVRDVLDRESLGGVQVVVKSLGMGFHLPVDGIRSRSPKEIQQLSRENQDIISAAKHHAFEVIDTLAITVGRYQDFLPGRCACHFHQVDKFRTDPAPRTTQRGSRPDAMDPPSRVGSYHVTGAVNQVYTDILLSRLCPRT; encoded by the exons ATGCTGAGCCGCCGCCGCCGAGGCCTTTCCGGTCCGCTGCTGGTGCTGCTCGGGGCGGCGGGCTGCCTCTTCTACCGGAGCCTCCCCGGCCAGCGTGCTCCGTCCGGCCCGCAGCGAGCCGCCCAGGAGCCGCCGGACCTCCTGACCGAGGACACGCGGAAGCTGGTCCAAGTCCTGGAGGGGCTGCGG ATGTCCCGCAGGATAAGTGGGCGGCGCCGGGCCTTGGTTCTGATGGGTCCCCACGGACACGCCGACACCGAGGCCCAGCTGTACCGCAGAGTTCTGCGCGACTTGGACTTTGAGATCCACGAGTCCACCTGCCCGGAGACCAGCGGCTTTCTGCGGCACGGTCAAG GGGAAAGTGGGTggagcctgctgctgtgtttgagCTCGTCGGAGAAGAGCTGTCTGCGGAAGGTCGCTTTCTCGCACCTCGGGTCACATCAGAGG GTCAACCTGCGGCCCGGCCTGGTGGAGGCGCTGTCCGTGTCGGAGCTGTGTCAGCTGACAG TGCCTGGATTACCCATCATGCCTCCTGCTTGTGGCCCCGCCCACCAGAACCAGACCTCCCCCCGGGGCCTCGTCAGAGCCGCCAG TGCGTCGTCCGCCATGGAAGCCGGCCCGGTGGGCGTGGTCAACACGTACGTCGTAGTGACCTCCGTGAGGCCGCTGACCGCCTTCCTGCATGACATTGCCGTGgtgacagccaatcagatgTCGAGGGCCACACGG CTCGGCGGCTTCCTCTCAGCCAAGACTTCCCAAGAGGCTTTGGAGCAAACCAAGGGGGTCATAGGTCAGGTGCTGGAGGCGGCGGTGTCGGCCAGTGGCGAGGCCGAAAAGCCGACCAG GTGCGTCTTGTGTTACCAGCTGCTCACCTTCACGCTGCTCTTCAGCGGCTCCATCACGCCGCTCGTCACTCAG GTGGACGCTGGCTTGACCTTATCGGCTCTGAGTGACAGGGACTTTGACAGACAGGTCACCAGAGACCTGATCCTGGAGGACACGCTTCGCTTCCTGTTGTCCTCGGAGACGCAGCCGGACGATGAGCAG CGTGTCTTCGCAGAGGCGAGTGGCGTCAGGATGCCTGCGGACCAGTTTCTACTTCTGCGGGACTTTCACGGTCACATGATGGCGCCGTCCCCCTTCCAGCCG GTCTGTCCCAGCGTGTCCAGGTCCTGCGCCGCAACCCGTCTGTCTGACGTGCTGCTCGCCGTGGTTCGCCATTACGTCGTCGGCAG GGACGACCAATCACAGGCCTCGGCCAATCGGACCGCAG GTTCATGCGTGGACGCCCGCCTCCGACAGATCTACTCCGACCCCCCCTTCACGCTCAGCCCCCCCTTCAGCCCCAACGTGAAGGAGTACCACGCAGACGTGACCTTTGACACGCTGACCATTCAAGTCCGCGCAGAGCCCGCCGACGCCGGCTGCGGCGTCCGCCTGGACGAGCGGCGAGGGCCCAG GGTGTCCACCGTCTCCGTCGGCCTGGGACGCAACCGCATCAGCATCCTGGTGACGGACGGCGGCGAGACAGTGGTGGCCGTCTACACTGTTCACGTGTTCCGCGAGGGCCGGCCCAGCCTGCCCATGTTTGGAGATCATGTGACCTGCGGCTACGTACAG GATTGTGGACTTAGGGTTCTTCCGGGTCGTTCCTGTGGTCTGGAACCATTTTCCAGACCGCCCGGCCCACTTCCTGCCTGCACGTCCGGACACGCCGCAG GTCGCTGGCTGGTTCCGTGTCTCGGCTGTTCCGACACCAggacctgtgattggcgggaGGTTGCCTGGCAACCAGACGGCTGTTCCCATCCGGTGGTGGAGCGCCCCCTGCTGCAGGAGTGTATGACACATAGGAAG GTGTTATTCCTCGGGGACTCGACCAATCGGGGCATGATGTACTTCCTGTTGGAGCGGCTCAACTCCAGCTTGGTGGACTGGGTAAAGTCCCATGACACGCTGGTCTACAAGAACCTGAACCACGGCCGCACGTGGGTCAGCTTCTCGTATTATCCTCAGTTCTGGTTGGACCACAAGCAGCGGCCCACCTTCAAGCAGGCGCTGACCCGGCTGCTCCGCAG GTCAGGACCTCTGACGAACTCCAACTTGACCGTGTTGGTGGTGGGCGGAGTCCAGTGGCTCAACACCAAGCACCTGCAGGCGGTCCGCGACGTCCTGGACAG AGAGTCCCTCGGTGGAGTCCAAGTGGTGGTCAAGTCTTTGGGGATGGGCTTCCATCTTCCCGTGGACGGGATCCGATCTCGCAGTCCG AAGGAGATCCAGCAGCTGTCCCGAGAGAACCAGGACATCATCTCCGCAGCAAAGCATCATGCCTTCGAGGTGATTGACACCTTGGCCATCACCGTGGGTCGGTACCAGGACTTCCTGCCGGGCCGATGCGCGTGCCACTTCCACCAG GTGGACAAGTTCCGGACCGATCCGGCCCCCCGCACGACCCAACGTGGCAGCCGGCCGGACGCCATGGACCCGCCCTCAAGGGTGGGATCCTATCACGTGACAGGAGCCGTCAACCAAGTGTACACTGACATCCTGCTCAGTCGCCTGTGTCCGAGGACCTAA